The Leptospira fletcheri genome includes a region encoding these proteins:
- a CDS encoding ATP-dependent helicase, giving the protein MKLNSEQEKAVRTVQGPLLIFAGAGSGKTRVISNRISHMIQDHSIPASRIVALSFTNKSAKEMGERVRKLVSRNLLKGIVLSTFHSLGLGILKKHIEKLGYKHPFLLLNQADQEGLITGMLVAQKIEPKRAQVSEILGKISRIKNTGPELLETFQSSINEGDLSAASLFQQYQDALKEQNCIDFDDLILLPSKLLKDFEEVREEYHKKFQYFLVDEFQDTNRTQYEFLRALMGSSDNLCVVGDDDQSIYAFRGSDVSLILGFEKDFPGATVIRLLENYRSTDIIVSAANSLIRNNSSRREKELYSRVPGARKVKYVERTDEKDEAEWVVENIREEIIKEARKGSQIAILFRTNFQSRPFEESLRARDMAYKVVGGYNFFDRKEVRDLISYIRLIANQKDDASLLRIINYPKRGIGPGSISLVHEKAGQNKESLYETLFRVCESPDFLPDLNRKVASEIYNFVNLIEKSKKKFSSSPRLFFALREFIGELGLEKEIILEEKEEKVAKARIYNMSELVNMLAFFEENNETGEKPTLFDFINRLAMLMEDEPSDEKEDNRIQLLTIHQSKGLEFESVYVVGLEEGILPNGRISSEENSVDEERRLMYVAMTRAKVHLCLTGAANRRKFGEQLSSEPSRFLKEISPETLDWLSNEETRQQETEDFLQELEKLKTG; this is encoded by the coding sequence ATGAAGCTGAACTCGGAACAGGAAAAAGCGGTCCGGACCGTACAAGGCCCCCTTCTCATCTTTGCCGGAGCAGGCTCCGGAAAAACCAGGGTTATCTCGAATCGGATCTCCCATATGATCCAGGACCATTCCATTCCGGCTTCCAGGATCGTCGCCTTATCTTTTACGAATAAAAGCGCTAAGGAAATGGGAGAAAGGGTCAGAAAGCTCGTATCTAGGAACCTTCTCAAAGGAATCGTACTTTCCACATTTCATTCCTTGGGTTTGGGAATCCTAAAAAAGCATATCGAAAAATTAGGATACAAACATCCTTTTCTGTTATTGAACCAAGCCGATCAGGAAGGTCTCATCACGGGAATGTTGGTGGCTCAGAAAATCGAACCGAAACGAGCCCAGGTGAGCGAGATTTTAGGGAAGATTTCCCGGATCAAAAACACGGGGCCGGAGCTACTCGAGACCTTTCAAAGTTCGATCAATGAAGGGGATCTTTCCGCCGCTTCCCTTTTCCAGCAATACCAAGACGCGTTAAAAGAACAGAATTGCATCGATTTCGACGATCTGATTCTTCTTCCTTCTAAACTTCTGAAAGACTTCGAGGAAGTGAGAGAAGAATATCATAAGAAGTTCCAGTATTTTCTCGTGGACGAGTTTCAGGACACCAATCGGACTCAGTACGAATTCCTGAGAGCTCTGATGGGTTCCTCCGACAATCTCTGCGTGGTCGGAGACGACGACCAGTCCATCTACGCGTTCCGAGGTTCCGATGTGAGTCTGATCCTAGGATTCGAAAAGGATTTTCCGGGAGCTACCGTGATTCGTCTTCTCGAGAATTATCGATCGACGGACATCATCGTTTCCGCGGCGAACTCCTTGATCCGGAATAATTCCTCGCGCAGGGAAAAGGAACTTTATTCCAGAGTTCCCGGGGCCAGGAAAGTGAAGTACGTGGAACGCACGGATGAAAAAGACGAAGCCGAGTGGGTGGTAGAGAATATTCGGGAGGAGATCATCAAGGAAGCGCGTAAGGGAAGCCAAATCGCGATCCTTTTCCGGACGAATTTTCAATCCAGACCTTTCGAAGAGTCTCTCCGCGCGAGAGACATGGCCTACAAGGTGGTAGGAGGCTATAACTTCTTCGACAGAAAGGAAGTTCGGGATTTGATCTCCTATATTCGTTTGATCGCAAACCAAAAAGACGACGCGTCCCTTTTGCGCATCATCAATTATCCGAAACGAGGGATCGGTCCCGGGTCCATTTCCTTGGTGCACGAAAAGGCGGGACAGAATAAGGAATCGCTCTACGAAACCTTGTTTAGAGTTTGCGAATCCCCCGATTTTCTTCCGGATCTGAACCGTAAGGTCGCCTCCGAAATCTATAATTTCGTGAATCTGATCGAAAAATCCAAAAAGAAATTTTCCTCCTCTCCGCGTCTCTTTTTCGCCTTGCGGGAATTCATCGGAGAGCTGGGCTTGGAAAAGGAAATCATCCTGGAGGAGAAGGAGGAAAAGGTCGCCAAAGCTAGGATTTACAACATGTCCGAATTGGTGAATATGCTCGCATTTTTCGAGGAAAACAACGAAACGGGTGAAAAACCTACGCTTTTCGACTTTATCAACCGTTTGGCGATGTTGATGGAAGACGAGCCTTCGGATGAAAAGGAGGATAATCGGATCCAACTGCTTACCATTCACCAATCCAAAGGGCTGGAATTCGAATCGGTGTATGTGGTCGGATTGGAAGAAGGGATCCTGCCCAACGGCCGAATTTCTTCCGAAGAAAACTCCGTTGACGAGGAAAGGCGTCTGATGTACGTGGCCATGACCCGAGCCAAGGTCCATTTATGCTTGACAGGAGCCGCAAATCGACGCAAATTTGGGGAGCAATTGAGTTCAGAGCCTTCTCGGTTCTTAAAAGAGATCTCTCCCGAGACCTTAGACTGGCTTTCCAACGAGGAAACAAGACAACAAGAGACGGAAGATTTCCTCCAAGAACTCGAAAAATTGAAAACGGGATAA
- a CDS encoding NUDIX hydrolase — protein MQEFQPDLYRPDQNLWKRDRPKSLVQTPIFDLVSCHTESPDGKVSRDFFHLVSKDWVNIIALTPENKILLIDQYRHGLNRYSLEIPGGIAEKNTLLESAQAELREETGHISEEWEYLGKVSGNPAVFDNWCHTFLAKNVHPDGHGQELDESERIEVFEYSLEKIPELIERNILHHGMMVAALGMFFIKNPPKK, from the coding sequence ATGCAAGAATTTCAACCCGACCTGTACCGCCCGGACCAAAACCTTTGGAAGCGAGACCGACCAAAATCTTTGGTCCAAACTCCTATTTTCGATTTAGTTTCCTGTCATACGGAATCTCCGGACGGGAAAGTTTCCCGCGATTTCTTCCATCTGGTTTCCAAGGATTGGGTAAACATCATCGCACTGACCCCGGAAAATAAAATCCTGCTGATCGACCAATATAGGCATGGGCTGAACCGTTACTCTCTGGAAATCCCGGGAGGAATCGCGGAAAAAAACACCTTACTGGAATCCGCCCAAGCAGAGCTTCGCGAGGAAACCGGCCATATTTCGGAAGAATGGGAATATCTGGGAAAAGTTTCGGGAAATCCTGCGGTATTCGATAATTGGTGTCACACCTTTTTGGCAAAAAACGTCCATCCTGACGGTCACGGCCAGGAACTGGACGAAAGCGAACGCATCGAAGTTTTTGAATATTCTTTGGAAAAGATTCCCGAGCTGATAGAACGGAATATCCTCCACCACGGAATGATGGTCGCCGCCCTAGGAATGTTCTTCATCAAAAACCCTCCCAAAAAATAA
- a CDS encoding MFS transporter — MKKKLFSKSPFESLLIPDFRNFVLGKFLITTSFILQSTIVFWQIYKITGDALSLGLIGLTEAIPSISVSFFSGLVVDKVPRKKVIVWSLLLLTLCSVLLFIFTLGEFEWVISKFGTLPIYGVIFISGISRGFLSPSVAAFQTQLVPKEVFPNAATWSGIAWQTSSVLGPFLGGLLIGFSGIQIAYFTDMALMFLALGLLLFIPSKPLPESGPKESILASLAGGWKFVFSHQIILGAISLDLFAVLFGGAVALLPAFAENILSLGPEGYGILRMSPAVGAVLCALFIAAKPPQKDSGILLLACVFGFGLSMIVFAISRNFYLSALALVASGAFDMVSVVIRQTIVQLYTPEHMRGRVSAVNSIFIGSSNEIGAFESGVMAKWMGLAPSVVFGGTMTLLTVGLVAAITPRLRKLDLKDVTG, encoded by the coding sequence ATGAAAAAAAAGCTCTTCTCAAAATCCCCTTTCGAATCCTTGCTGATTCCCGATTTCAGGAATTTCGTACTGGGAAAATTCCTGATCACCACTTCGTTTATCCTGCAATCCACGATCGTATTCTGGCAAATCTACAAAATCACCGGAGACGCTCTCAGCCTCGGCCTGATCGGACTCACGGAAGCCATTCCCTCCATTTCGGTTTCCTTTTTTTCCGGTCTGGTCGTGGACAAGGTTCCCCGCAAAAAAGTGATCGTTTGGTCCCTTCTTCTTCTCACTCTCTGTTCCGTGCTCTTATTTATTTTCACGTTAGGTGAATTCGAATGGGTGATTTCGAAATTCGGAACTCTGCCGATCTACGGAGTCATTTTCATCTCGGGCATCTCTAGAGGGTTTTTGAGTCCGAGTGTGGCCGCGTTCCAAACCCAATTGGTACCCAAAGAAGTGTTTCCTAACGCGGCGACTTGGAGCGGAATCGCCTGGCAGACTTCCTCCGTATTGGGACCGTTTTTAGGAGGACTCCTGATCGGGTTCAGCGGAATCCAGATCGCTTACTTCACGGATATGGCCCTGATGTTCCTGGCCTTGGGACTACTACTGTTCATTCCTTCCAAACCATTACCGGAAAGCGGTCCGAAAGAATCGATTTTGGCCTCTCTCGCGGGAGGTTGGAAATTCGTATTCAGCCACCAGATCATTCTCGGGGCCATCTCTCTGGATCTGTTCGCGGTTTTGTTCGGAGGAGCCGTGGCTCTTCTTCCCGCATTTGCGGAAAACATACTCTCTCTCGGTCCGGAAGGATACGGAATCCTGAGAATGTCCCCGGCGGTCGGAGCGGTACTCTGCGCCCTATTCATAGCGGCAAAACCTCCCCAAAAAGATTCCGGAATCCTGCTCTTGGCCTGCGTATTCGGATTCGGACTGAGCATGATCGTATTTGCGATTTCTAGAAATTTTTATCTTTCGGCCCTGGCATTAGTCGCGAGCGGAGCCTTCGATATGGTCAGCGTAGTCATCCGACAAACCATCGTACAGTTATACACTCCGGAACATATGAGAGGAAGGGTTTCCGCAGTGAACAGCATCTTCATCGGCTCCTCGAACGAAATCGGAGCGTTCGAATCCGGAGTGATGGCAAAATGGATGGGCCTTGCACCTTCCGTCGTGTTCGGAGGAACCATGACGCTTCTCACCGTGGGCTTGGTTGCCGCGATCACACCTAGACTTCGAAAACTGGATTTAAAAGACGTGACTGGCTGA
- the pepN gene encoding aminopeptidase N, with amino-acid sequence MDNVLTQQEALLRSSQISEVSYSLKLELESRSQEYGGDSVLRFVYSGGKKGRLKVDFVSKKIEVLWLNGKEETGYEKQESSLVLPSELLQSGKNELRIKYRNSFDHTGSGFHKFKDPADSAEYMHTDFEPFEAHRLFPSFDQPDLKATYDLEVTGPSEWTYIHNTLPAKEETLGEGRKRIRFAQTKRFSTYLFALIVGPYAVWEDRSGEIPLRIFCRKSLAKYMDAQNVFAITKEAFSFLQNYFGVPYPYGKYDQIFVPEFNMGAMENVGAVTFSESYIFRGPRIYSEYLNRANTIYHEMVHMWFGNLVTMKWWNDLWLNESFADYLSYYSMSHGKLFSDALEHFYVREEWAYREDQLSTTHPIAGKAENTLEAISNFDGISYSKGASVLRQLMYYVGEDKFRDAMRLYFKRHAEKNTVLEDFLNCMSEVSGIDVRGWSREWLETTGVNTLIPSAKSGKAFLLQSPSEKNGLFRTHALQAALYRESNGKLTELKRKRILIKGKETVMEEDLLPAKDDLLLLNTEDFAYAKTYLPRESLPLLKRSLSTLPDRFSRRIVWGSLWQMVRDAEFSPREFLDLVFEQGLKEPDLSVRNSHILTKAMTVISNYLPEMEKRNWSEKLNSVAKAELAKTSNSEQEQILWYRILEGTSRNRSQLDALKSLFSGKESIPGLPIDQERRWGILARLCAFGDREAFELLSEEEKKDGSDLGSKKAFLARVSFPDPKTKKEAWERFLAPREGDSTDYLRFGMRGFQWDHQKDLLIPYVEEYFRSVISIYEKRDPHFSGAFGHNLFPSFEPDTTLLRKTQDFLDAHPELPELLKKDLQQQRDDLVRTLRILEKFAK; translated from the coding sequence ATGGATAACGTATTGACCCAGCAGGAAGCGCTTCTCCGCTCCAGTCAGATCTCCGAAGTTTCCTATTCCCTGAAACTCGAATTGGAATCCCGATCCCAGGAATACGGCGGAGACTCGGTGCTTCGCTTCGTATATTCCGGAGGAAAAAAAGGGCGACTCAAAGTCGATTTCGTTTCCAAAAAGATCGAAGTCCTTTGGTTGAACGGTAAGGAAGAAACCGGATACGAAAAACAGGAGTCCAGTCTCGTCCTTCCTTCCGAACTTTTGCAATCCGGAAAGAACGAACTCAGGATCAAATACCGGAACTCCTTCGACCACACAGGATCCGGATTTCACAAATTCAAGGATCCCGCCGATTCCGCGGAATACATGCACACGGATTTCGAGCCTTTCGAAGCGCACAGACTTTTTCCGTCCTTCGACCAACCGGACTTGAAGGCCACTTACGACCTGGAGGTAACGGGCCCTTCCGAATGGACTTACATTCATAACACCCTTCCCGCAAAGGAGGAAACTTTAGGAGAAGGGAGAAAGAGGATCCGCTTCGCCCAAACCAAGAGATTTTCCACTTACCTCTTCGCACTGATCGTCGGACCTTACGCGGTCTGGGAAGATAGATCTGGAGAGATCCCGCTACGGATCTTTTGCAGAAAGTCCCTTGCCAAATACATGGACGCGCAAAACGTCTTCGCGATCACGAAGGAGGCCTTCTCCTTTTTGCAGAACTATTTCGGGGTCCCCTACCCTTACGGAAAATACGACCAGATCTTCGTCCCGGAATTCAACATGGGCGCGATGGAAAACGTGGGAGCGGTTACGTTTTCGGAGAGTTACATTTTCCGAGGTCCTAGAATCTATTCGGAATACCTCAATCGGGCCAACACGATCTACCACGAGATGGTACACATGTGGTTCGGAAATTTAGTCACGATGAAATGGTGGAACGATCTCTGGCTGAACGAAAGTTTCGCGGACTATCTTTCCTATTATTCGATGTCTCACGGAAAACTTTTTTCGGACGCGCTGGAACATTTCTACGTCCGAGAGGAATGGGCCTACCGGGAAGACCAGTTGTCCACCACTCACCCGATCGCAGGCAAAGCGGAAAATACTCTGGAAGCGATCAGCAATTTCGACGGCATCTCCTATTCCAAGGGAGCGTCCGTTTTGAGACAACTGATGTACTACGTGGGAGAGGACAAATTCCGGGATGCCATGAGATTGTATTTCAAAAGGCACGCGGAAAAAAACACGGTCTTAGAGGACTTCTTAAATTGCATGTCTGAGGTCAGCGGAATCGATGTCCGAGGATGGAGCCGGGAATGGTTGGAAACGACGGGAGTCAATACTCTGATTCCTTCCGCAAAATCCGGAAAAGCGTTTTTATTGCAGAGCCCTTCGGAAAAGAACGGGCTCTTCCGAACCCATGCGTTACAAGCCGCCCTGTACCGCGAAAGTAACGGCAAGCTAACGGAATTAAAACGCAAACGAATCCTGATCAAAGGAAAGGAAACCGTAATGGAGGAGGATCTTCTGCCTGCAAAGGACGATCTACTTCTCTTAAACACCGAAGACTTCGCGTACGCTAAGACCTACCTTCCGCGGGAATCTCTTCCCTTACTCAAAAGAAGTTTAAGCACCTTGCCCGACCGTTTTTCCCGCAGAATCGTTTGGGGAAGTCTCTGGCAGATGGTCCGGGACGCGGAATTTTCTCCAAGAGAATTCCTGGATCTGGTCTTCGAGCAAGGCTTGAAGGAGCCGGACCTTTCGGTGCGGAACAGTCATATACTGACCAAGGCCATGACCGTGATTTCGAATTACCTTCCGGAGATGGAAAAAAGAAATTGGTCGGAAAAATTGAACTCCGTCGCCAAAGCGGAGTTGGCCAAAACCTCCAATTCCGAACAGGAACAGATCCTATGGTACCGGATTCTGGAAGGAACATCCCGAAACCGTTCCCAATTGGACGCCTTAAAATCCCTGTTCAGCGGAAAGGAAAGCATCCCGGGCCTACCGATAGACCAGGAAAGAAGATGGGGAATCTTAGCAAGACTCTGTGCGTTCGGAGACAGAGAGGCCTTTGAACTCCTTTCGGAAGAGGAAAAAAAGGACGGTTCCGATCTAGGAAGCAAAAAGGCGTTTTTAGCCAGGGTTTCGTTTCCGGATCCGAAAACGAAAAAGGAAGCCTGGGAAAGATTTCTTGCCCCACGGGAAGGGGACTCCACTGATTATCTGCGCTTCGGAATGAGAGGATTCCAGTGGGACCACCAAAAGGACCTCCTAATACCGTATGTAGAGGAATATTTCCGTTCCGTAATTTCGATTTATGAAAAACGGGATCCGCATTTTTCGGGCGCCTTCGGTCACAACCTATTTCCCTCTTTCGAACCCGACACGACTTTGTTGCGCAAGACCCAGGATTTTTTAGATGCCCACCCGGAACTCCCGGAGTTGCTAAAAAAGGATCTGCAACAACAACGGGACGACCTCGTACGTACACTCAGGATCTTGGAAAAGTTCGCGAAATAA
- a CDS encoding alkane 1-monooxygenase yields MKYWKKLSFLVAFTVPAMTVVGYWLGGGWNFLTFGVVFGALPILDVTIGSDPSNPDEAEVPALQQESYYRWITYVWAWTQIALVLWALWEVQTKILSDLEWFAFVLSIGLNTGGIGITVAHELGHKNTKIEQWYSKFILMTVCYMHFFIEHNRGHHVNVSTDGDPASSRKGESFYSFYPRTLWGSLKDAWLLEKKRLEKKGKSAWALENEMITSMIVPILFIGSVMGVFYAITGELRWSVLGFFLVQSWIAFSLLELVNYIEHYGLKRKELYPGKFEKVLPIHSWNQNFSVSNAFLFQLQRHSDHHANAGRRYQSLRHFEESPQLPYGYEVMILVALVPALWYKIMDWRLEEWESKYYGSQEDGKAKGRKVVIA; encoded by the coding sequence ATGAAGTACTGGAAGAAGCTTTCGTTCCTGGTGGCGTTCACTGTTCCGGCCATGACGGTCGTCGGCTATTGGTTGGGTGGTGGATGGAACTTTCTCACCTTCGGTGTGGTATTCGGCGCTCTACCCATTTTGGACGTGACGATCGGTTCAGACCCTTCGAATCCGGACGAAGCCGAAGTTCCGGCGTTGCAACAGGAATCCTATTATCGTTGGATCACCTATGTTTGGGCTTGGACTCAGATTGCATTGGTTCTTTGGGCCCTATGGGAAGTCCAAACCAAAATTCTTTCCGATTTGGAATGGTTCGCTTTCGTTCTTTCGATCGGACTTAATACCGGAGGCATCGGAATTACAGTGGCTCATGAATTGGGACACAAGAATACCAAGATAGAACAATGGTATTCCAAATTCATTCTGATGACGGTCTGTTATATGCACTTCTTTATTGAGCATAACCGCGGCCATCATGTGAACGTCTCCACAGACGGGGATCCCGCCAGCAGCAGAAAGGGAGAATCCTTTTACTCGTTTTATCCTCGCACTCTTTGGGGAAGCCTGAAGGACGCTTGGCTCTTGGAAAAGAAACGTTTGGAAAAAAAAGGGAAATCGGCTTGGGCGTTGGAAAACGAAATGATTACCTCCATGATCGTTCCCATTCTATTCATCGGCTCCGTGATGGGGGTTTTTTATGCGATTACCGGCGAGCTTCGCTGGAGCGTTTTGGGTTTCTTCCTGGTGCAGAGCTGGATCGCTTTTTCCCTACTGGAACTCGTGAATTATATAGAGCATTACGGCTTGAAAAGAAAGGAGCTTTACCCCGGAAAATTCGAAAAGGTACTTCCGATCCATTCTTGGAACCAGAACTTCTCGGTTTCCAACGCGTTCCTATTTCAGTTACAAAGACACTCGGACCACCACGCGAATGCGGGTCGTCGCTACCAAAGTCTGAGACATTTCGAGGAGAGTCCGCAACTTCCGTACGGATACGAAGTGATGATATTGGTCGCTTTGGTTCCGGCGCTTTGGTATAAGATCATGGATTGGAGATTGGAGGAGTGGGAGAGTAAATATTACGGCTCACAGGAAGACGGAAAAGCGAAGGGAAGAAAGGTCGTTATCGCTTAA